The following proteins come from a genomic window of Rutidosis leptorrhynchoides isolate AG116_Rl617_1_P2 chromosome 10, CSIRO_AGI_Rlap_v1, whole genome shotgun sequence:
- the LOC139871027 gene encoding uncharacterized protein: protein MPPLLSNTQPEMKPRSMTIYETSDLVKLNQTFENKEDFLMQLRTKCVTEGFQIKPKYSDKSRYTATCISPNCSWQITARCIQDSNNFQVRKLNDLHTCSNTQILSNNKHANKKVLGNILKETRSFVNYARPVIIVDGAHLKSRYLGTNLIAVAMDANNGILPLAYGIGAGETTDHWTWFFGNLRDSLQSSGCCIVNLTIISDRAPAIAAGISNVFPEVFHALCARHLLGNLKSVSKRVKSYEWHYWKMCKAYRKSDFDHHYAILARRIPDSARTLTTVGLNRWSRHHADRVRYAYLTSNSAESMNALSVHARKLPITMLLEFFRASVQEWFWEHRNTADGLTTPVTPYAERKLGKRNRKSISWTVKPISQVKFEVLDMKKGGKVNLQDKTCTCKQWQFFGIPCGHVMAIARYFVLRNVTTHVQKYFHTETYKSAYMEDINPLDHISEWIDPGHLQTVLPPLVTKRQSGRPKSTARIPSQGEDKDNFKSKRKCSRCLEYGHTRSTCTAHYDLSEVCVCVLFKE, encoded by the exons ATGCCACCGTTACTGTCGAACACCCAACCCGAAATGAAACCTAGATCAATGACAATATATGAAACCTCAGATCTAGTTAAATTGAATCAGACTTTCGAAAACAAGGAAGATTTTCTTATGCAATTACGTACAAAGTGTGTTACTGAAGGGTTCCAAATAAAACCAAAGTACTCAGACAAGTCAAGGTATACAGCTACATGCATATCACCAAATTGTTCATGGCAAATTACTGCTAGGTGTATACAAGATAGCAACAACTTTCAAGTACGGAAGTTGAATGATCTACACACGTGCTCAAATACCCAAATTCTTTCGAACAATAAGCATGCCAACAAGAAGGTCCTAGGTAATATACTGAAAGAG ACACGTTCGTTTGTTAACTATGCACGACCAGTAATCATAGTCGATGGGGCTCATTTAAAAAGTCGTTACTTAGGGACTAACTTGATTGCTGTCGCTATGGATGCTAACAATGGAATCCTTCCATTAGCCTACGGTATTGGAGCAGGAGAGACCACCGATCATTGGACATGGTTTTTTGGTAATCTAAGAGACTCTCTACAGTCTTCGGGGTGTTGTATTGTTAATCTTACCATTATATCTGACAGGGCACCTGCAATAGCTGCTGGCATATCAAAcgtatttccagaagtatttcatgCACTATGTGCTAGACATTTGTTGGGAAACCTCAAAAGTGTGTCTAAAAGGGTTAAAAGTTACGAGTGGCACTACTGGAAAATGTGCAAAGCGTATAGAAAATCTGATTTTGATCACCACTATGCTATACTAGCACGACGTATCCCAGACAGTGCGCGTACACTCACTACTGTTGGCCTCAACAGATGGTCTAGACATCATGCCGATCGTGTTCGGTATGCTTACCTAACTTCTAATAGTGCAGAGTCAATGAACGCACTGTCAGTTCATGCGAGGAAACTCCCGATTACAATGCTTCTTGAATTCTTTAGAGCTTCAGTTCAAGAATGGTTTTGGGAACACCGAAACACTGCTGATGGTTTAACAACACCTGTCACACCATATGCAGAGCGTAAGCTTGGTAAAAGAAATCGTAAGTCTATTAGTTGGACTGTCAAACCGATATCACAAGTTAAGTTTGAGGTATTGGATATGAAAAAAGGCGGTAAAGTCAATCTACAAGATAAAACTTGCACATGTAAACAATGGCAGTTTTTCGGTATACCCTGTGGACATGTAATGGCAATAGCAAGGTATTTTGTCCTACGTAACGTTACTACACACGTTCAGAAGTATTTCCACACTGAAACGTACAAGTCGGCATACATGGAAGATATTAACCCGCTAGATCATATTTCTGAATGGATAGATCCAGGACACCTACAAACCGTCCTACCGCCATTGGTTACAAAGCGACAATCGGGTAGACCGAAGAGTACTGCTCGTATACCGTCCCAAGGAGAGGACAAAGACAATTTCAAATCTAAAAGAAAATGCAGTCGTTGCTTGGAATATGGACATACTAGATCAACTTGCACCGCACATTATGATCTTTCTGAAG TATGCGTGTGTGTGTTGTTTAAAGAATGA